A DNA window from Fragaria vesca subsp. vesca linkage group LG3, FraVesHawaii_1.0, whole genome shotgun sequence contains the following coding sequences:
- the LOC101304754 gene encoding G-type lectin S-receptor-like serine/threonine-protein kinase At4g03230-like, translated as MGWLLCYLVTLLLSHILSLCTCQDKLVPGQCITGNQTLVSSLGTFSLGFFNPENSTKYFLGIRFNTSPDTALVWIANRESPLDAPGFFMLSRDGNLVVLDDNRNLVKSFDYPSDTMLPGMKITLNKTTGQQRRLTSWAALYDPHPGKFTFGIDPKVPLQLFIWKETSPYYRSSVFVGNFPDIGGSPFFVSYNLDIDEAYVVYSVSDSSVKLRVWLSPAGQFKQLLWQDSSKTWLEMGSSPGDNCDFYAYCGPNSACRRGDSLSSSPCKCLTGFKAKFPKQSAVGDWSGGCVREKALTCGNGIQGNLSKLENVKLPDHSVLLQNKTLSECVSECRKNCSCRAYAYVNGTDGSKNGHSANSLNRTLVIAVVSAAVGLLAITFGYFLWKNKLGRIAIRASENISKVGAAGGKNDTELPLFSLRSILAATNNFSEDNKLGEGGFGPVYKGIMLENQEVAVKRLSKKSGQGHHEFMNELKLIAKLQHTNLARLLGCCMDEDELILVYEYMPNRSLDKYLFDPFEKTKLDWDTRFRIIQGIAQGVLYIHKYSRLKIIHRDLKASNVLLDGAMNPKVSDFGMARIFDTNQIEANTNKVVGTYGYMSPEYALYGHFSEKLDVFSFRVLLLEIVSGKKNVLFYYCENSVTLAHWIWELWKEGRGMEVIDTSVRETCRIHEALRCIHVGLLCVQEAPVDRPTMSLVIHMLEAEEATSLPPSKEPAFSTSRISNKIVPGQNITGNHTLESCLGNFSLGFFNPENSTKYFLGIRFNTYPKTALVWIANRESPLDSPGLFMLNSDGNLVVLDDTRNLIVWSTNASISASAMNHTTGLLEDSGNLVLSFGEVTLWQSFDHPSDTWLPDMKLSLNKKTGQRRRLTSWAALDDPQPGKFTLGIDPQVPLQAFIWKETLPYSRSTVYVGKDTRTEYPDVGGSALLLSYDFDADEVYIVVTVSDRSVKFRTWMSAAGQLQQLLWQDSTKTWLELGNPVHNCYFYAHCGPNSVCRNDESLSSSPCKCLTGFKAKFPNQLAVGDWSGGCVREKVFTCSNDIQGNFSKLENVKLPDYTVLLNNKSMSECKSECQQNCSCTAYAYVNGTDESTGKCLAWFGDLLDIVENLHVDAHDVYIRVYGSESGKNDHSANSLKRTLVIAIVSAAVGLLTITFGYFLWKNKLGRIARRVSENISKVRAGGGKNDTELPLFSLRSILAATNNFSEGNKLGEGGFGPVYKGILAENKEVAVKRLSKKSGQGHHEFMNELELIAKLQHTNLARLLGYCTEEDELILIYEYLPNRSLDKFLFDHFEKTKLDWATRFQIIKGIAQGVLYIHKYSRLKIIHRDLKASNVLLDGTMNPKVSDFGMARIFDINQIEASTNKVVGTYGYMSPEYALYGHFSEKLDVYSFGILLLEIVSGNKNASFYHCENSQTLAQWIWELWKEGRGMEVIDASVRETCRIHEALRCIHVGLLCVQEAPADRPTMSSVIHMLEVNEATSLPPSKEPAFSTSFNSSSVTPYSENIVTITLPEPR; from the exons AGCTTCGATTACCCCTCTGATACTATGTTGCCCGGCATGAAGATTACCTTGAATAAAACGACTGGCCAACAAAGGCGCCTTACATCTTGGGCAGCGCTTTATGATCCACACCCCGGAAAGTTCACCTTCGGCATTGATCCTAAAGTACCACTTCAGCTCTTTATCTGGAAGGAAACTTCTCCGTATTATAGAAGTTCTGTGTTCGTTGGCAATTTTCCTGATATAGGTGGATCGCCATTTTTCGTTTCTTACAACTTGGATATTGATGAGGCTTATGTTGTTTACAGTGTCTCAGATAGCTCAGTAAAACTGAGGGTCTGGTTGAGTCCTGCAGGGCAATTTAAACAGCTGCTGTGGCAGGATTCTAGTAAAACGTGGTTGGAAATGGGGAGTTCACCTGGTGATAACTGTGATTTTTATGCTTATTGCGGTCCCAATAGCGCCTGTCGTAGAGGTGATTCCCTGTCGTCATCACCATGCAAGTGTTTGACTGGTTTTAAAGCCAAGTTTCCGAAACAATCGGCGGTGGGAGATTGGTCCGGTGGCTGCGTTAGAGAAAAGGCGTTGACATGTGGTAACGGCATTCAAGGCAACCTTTCAAAGCTTGAAAACGTGAAACTGCCGGATCATTCTGTTTTATTACAGAATAAGACTCTGAGTGAGTGTGTCTCTGAATGTCGGAAGAACTGTTCTTGCAGGGCTTATGCCTATGTAAATGGGACAGATGGAA GCAAAAATGGTCATTCTGCTAATTCCTTGAACCGGACCCTTGTGATTGCAGTAGTCTCTGCAGCAGTTGGATTGCTTGCAATAACTTTTGGCTATTTCTTATGGAAGAACAAATTGG GGAGGATAGCAATAAGAGCGAGTGAGAATATAAGTAAGGTTGGTGCAGCAGGTGGGAAGAATGATACAGAACTACCACTCTTCAGTTTAAGGAGTATATTAGCTGCTACAAACAACTTTTCTGAAGATAATAAACTTGGAGAGGGAGGATTTGGCCCTGTTTATAAG GGAATTATGCTGGAAAATCAAGAAGTGGCCGTAAAGAGGCTATCAAAGAAGTCTGGGCAAGGGCATCATGAGTTCATGAATGAGTTGAAACTTATAGCCAAACTCCAGCATACCAATCTTGCTCGTCTCTTGGGATGCTGTATGGATGAAGATGAACTCATATTGGTCTATGAATACATGCCTAATCGAAGTTTGGACAAATATTTGTTTG ATCCCTTTGAAAAGACAAAATTGGACTGGGATACTCGCTTTCGAATTATACAAGGCATTGCTCAAGGAGTACTATATATCCACAAATACTCTAGATTGAAAATCATCCACAGAGATCTAAAAGCAAGTAATGTTCTGTTGGATGGAGCAATGAATCCCAAAGTGTCTGACTTTGGAATGGCGAGGATTTTTGATACAAATCAAATTGAAGCAAACACCAACAAGGTTGTTGGAACATA CGGCTACATGTCACCTGAATATGCACTATATGGTCATTTTTCTGAGAAATTGGATGTATTTAGTTTCAGAGTATTGTTGTTAGAGATTGTGAGTGGAAAGAAGAATGTTTTGTTTTATTATTGTGAAAATTCAGTAACGCTTGCTCATTGG ATATGGGAATTATGGAAAGAAGGTAGAGGAATGGAGGTAATTGACACATCAGTGAGGGAAACATGCCGGATTCATGAAGCTTTGAGGTGCATCCATGTCGGGCTTTTGTGTGTTCAAGAAGCTCCAGTTGATCGACCAACAATGTCATTAGTGATTCATATGCTGGAGGCTGAAGAAGCTACATCACTCCCGCCCTCCAAAGAACCTGCTTTCTCGACAAGTAGGATTTCAA ACAAAATAGTACCAGGACAGAACATTACCGGGAACCATACTTTGGAATCTTGCCTTGGGAACTTTTCATTAGGCTTCTTCAATCCTGAAAATTCAACCAAATACTTCCTTGGTATACGATTCAACACATACCCAAAAACTGCACTAGTATGGATTGCTAACAGAGAATCTCCGCTTGACTCTCCAGGTTTGTTTATGCTCAACAGCGATGGAAACCTTGTGGTGTTGGATGATACTAGAAACCTTATTGTCTGGTCAACTAATGCTTCAATATCTGCTTCTGCAATGAATCACACAACTGGACTACTAGAGGATTCCGGAAACCTTGTTCTGAGCTTTGGAGAAGTCACTCTTTGGCAGAGCTTCGATCATCCCTCTGATACTTGGTTGCCAGACATGAAGCTTAGCTTGAACAAAAAGACTGGCCAACGAAGGCGCCTTACATCCTGGGCAGCGCTTGATGATCCACAACCCGGAAAATTCACGCTCGGCATTGATCCTCAAGTACCACTTCAGGCCTTTATCTGGAAGGAAACTCTTCCGTATAGTAGAAGTACTGTGTACGTTGGCAAGGATACAAGAACAGAGTATCCAGATGTAGGTGGATCAGCGCTTCTCCTTTCTTACGACTTTGATGCTGATGAGGTTTATATTGTTGTAACGGTCTCGGATAGGTCAGTTAAATTCAGGACGTGGATGAGTGCTGCAGGGCAACTTCAACAGCTGCTGTGGCAGGATTCTACAAAAACGTGGTTGGAACTGGGGAATCCTGTTCATAACTGTTATTTTTATGCTCATTGTGGTCCCAATAGTGTCTGTCGTAACGATGAATCCCTGTCGTCATCACCATGCAAGTGTTTGACAGGGTTTAAAGCCAAGTTTCCAAACCAATTGGCGGTGGGGGATTGGTCCGGTGGCTGTGTTAGGGAAAAGGTGTTTACATGTAGTAACGACATACAAGGCAACTTTTCGAAGCTTGAAAACGTGAAACTGCCGGATTATACTGTTCTGTTAAACAATAAGAGTATGAGCGAGTGTAAGTCTGAATGTCAGCAGAACTGTTCTTGCACAGCTTATGCTTATGTAAATGGAACGGATGAAAGTACTGGGAAATGTTTGGCATGGTTTGGCGACTTACTGGATATAGTAGAGAATCTCCATGTTGATGCACATGATGTCTATATTCGTGTTTACGGTTCTGAATCAG GCAAAAATGATCATTCTGCTAATTCCTTGAAGCGGACCCTTGTAATTGCAATAGTCTCTGCAGCAGTTGGACTTCTTACAATAACTTTTGGCTATTTCTTATGGAAGAACAAACTGG GGAGGATAGCTAGAAGAGTGAGTGAGAATATAAGTAAGGTTCGTGCAGGAGGTGGGAAGAATGATACAGAACTACCACTCTTCAGTTTGAGGAGTATATTAGCTGCTACAAACAACTTCTCTGAAGGAAATAAACTTGGAGAGGGAGGATTTGGCCCTGTTTATAAG GGAATTTTGGCGGAAAATAAAGAAGTGGCCGTAAAGAGGTTATCAAAGAAGTCCGGGCAAGGACATCATGAGTTCATGAATGAGTTGGAGCTTATAGCCAAACTCCAGCACACCAACCTTGCTCGGCTCCTGGGTTACTGTACGGAAGAAGATGAACTGATATTGATCTACGAGTACTTGCCTAATCGAAGTTTGGACAAATTTCTGTTTG ATCATTTTGAAAAGACAAAGTTGGACTGGGCTACACGCTTTCAGATTATAAAAGGCATTGCTCAAGGAGTACTATATATCCACAAATACTCTAGGTTGAAAATCATACATAGAGATCTAAAAGCAAGTAATGTTCTGTTGGATGGAACAATGAATCCCAAAGTGTCTGACTTTGGAATGGCAAGGATTTTTGATATAAATCAAATTGAAGCAAGTACCAACAAGGTTGTTGGGACATA CGGTTACATGTCACCAGAATATGCCTTGTATGGTCATTTCTCTGAGAAATTGGATGTATATAGTTTCGGGATATTGTTGTTAGAGATTGTAAGTGGAAATAAGAATGCTTCCTTTTATCATTGTGAAAATTCACAAACGCTTGCTCAATGG ATATGGGAATTATGGAAAGAAGGTAGAGGAATGGAGGTAATTGACGCATCAGTAAGGGAGACTTGCCGGATTCATGAAGCTTTGAGGTGCATCCATGTCGGGCTTTTGTGTGTTCAAGAAGCTCCAGCTGATCGACCAACAATGTCATCGGTGATTCATATGCTAGAGGTTAATGAAGCTACATCACTTCCTCCCTCAAAAGAACCTGCTTTTTCAACAAGTTTTAATTCAAGTTCTGTTACCCCTTATTCTGAAAATATAGTCACTATTACTTTGCCAGAACCTCGATAG